Proteins from one Paraburkholderia sp. BL10I2N1 genomic window:
- a CDS encoding 3-ketoacyl-ACP reductase, whose translation MSKRIAYVTGGMGGIGTAICQRLYKDGLTVVAGCGPNSPRRERWLAEQTALGFSFVASEGNVADWESTEAAFAKVKKEVGEIDVLVNNAGITRDGVFRKMSRENWNDVIDTNLTSLFNVTKQVIEGMVSREWGRIINISSVNGQKGQFGQTNYSTAKAGIHGFTMSLAQEVATKGITVNTVSPGYIGTDMVRAVRPEVLDAIVQSIPVRRLGEASEIASIVSWLAGNESAFATGADFSLNGGLHMS comes from the coding sequence ATGTCAAAGCGAATCGCTTATGTAACCGGGGGTATGGGTGGAATTGGTACGGCGATATGTCAGCGGCTTTACAAAGACGGGCTAACGGTCGTGGCCGGATGCGGACCCAACTCACCACGGCGGGAGCGGTGGCTGGCCGAGCAGACCGCCCTTGGATTCTCGTTCGTTGCTTCGGAGGGCAATGTCGCCGACTGGGAGTCCACAGAAGCCGCTTTCGCAAAGGTAAAGAAAGAGGTCGGTGAGATTGACGTGCTGGTGAACAATGCCGGCATTACGCGAGACGGTGTGTTTCGCAAGATGTCGCGTGAGAACTGGAACGATGTCATCGACACGAACCTGACGAGCCTGTTCAACGTGACCAAGCAGGTCATCGAGGGGATGGTCAGCAGGGAGTGGGGGCGAATCATCAACATCTCATCCGTGAATGGCCAGAAGGGGCAGTTCGGCCAGACGAACTACTCGACTGCCAAGGCGGGTATTCACGGCTTCACGATGTCGCTTGCCCAGGAAGTGGCAACGAAGGGCATTACCGTGAATACGGTTTCACCGGGATACATTGGCACGGATATGGTTCGTGCCGTACGTCCTGAAGTACTGGATGCAATCGTCCAGAGCATCCCGGTTCGCCGTCTCGGAGAGGCCTCGGAGATTGCCTCGATTGTTTCGTGGCTTGCCGGCAACGAATCAGCCTTCGCGACGGGTGCAGACTTCTCACTGAACGGTGGGCTCCATATGAGTTGA